The Malus domestica chromosome 06, GDT2T_hap1 genome has a segment encoding these proteins:
- the LOC103436962 gene encoding serine/threonine-protein kinase SAPK3-like (The RefSeq protein has 2 substitutions compared to this genomic sequence) produces the protein MEERYEAMKDLGSGNFGVARLVRDKKTKELVAVKYIERGKKIDENVQREIINHRSLRHPNIVRFKELLLTPSHLAIVMEYAAGGELFERICTAGRFSEDEARFFFQQLISGVSYCHAMEICHRDLKLENTLLDGSASPRLKICDFGYSKSAILHSQPKSTVGTPAYIAPEVLSRKEYDGKIADVWSCGVTLYVMLVGEYPFEDPEDPRNFRKTIEKIMSAQYTIPDYVRVSADCKQLLSRIFVANPSKRISLPEIKKHPWFLKNLPKELIEVERTNYAVVERDQPKQSIEEINKIICEARTPGEGGSKAGGQAVAGPSDSGDLETDLDSEVDVSCGFSGYP, from the exons ATGGAGGAGAGGTATGAGGCAATGAAGGATCTTGGCTCTGGGAATTTTGGAGTGGCAAGGCTGGTCAGAGATAAGAAGACAAAGGAGCTTGTTGCTGTCAAATACATAGAGAGGGGGAAAAAG ATTGATGAGAATGTTCAGAGGGAAATAATAAATCACAGATCGTTGAGGCATCCAAATATTGTCAGGTTCAAAGAG CTCTTGCTGACTCCAAGTCATTTAGCAATTGTCATGGAATATGCAGCTGGCGGTGAACTTTTTGAGAGGATATGCACTGCTGGTAGATTTAGTGAAGACGAG GCAAGGTTTTTCTTCCAACAGCTGATATCCGGAGTCAGTTATTGTCATGCcatg GAAATTTGTCACAGGGATCTGAAACTGGAAAACACACTCTTGGATGGAAGTGCTTCACCACGTCTTAAAATATGCGACTTTGGTTACTCCAAG TCTGCTATATTACACTCACAGCCAAAATCAACTGTTGGAACACCTGCATACATTGCTCCGGAGGTTCTGTCACGGAAGGAATATGATGGAAAG ATTGCAGATGTTTGGTCCTGTGGTGTGACGTTATACGTGATGTTGGTGGGAGAATATCCCTTTGAGGATCCTGAAGATCCTAGAAACTTTCGTAAGACCATTGAG AAAATTATGAGTGCCCAGTACACCATACCCGACTATGTACGTGTTTCTGCAGACTGCAAGCAACTACTTTCTCGTATTTTTGTTGCCAACCCTTCTAAG AGGATCAGTCTTCCTGTGATAAAAAAGCACCCTTGGTTTCTGAAAAATCTGCCGAAAGAGCTAATTGAGGTCGAGAGAACAAACTACGCGGTAGTGGAGCGTGACCAGCCTAAACAGAGCattgaagaaataaataagatcATATGCGAGGCAAGGACACCAGGGGAAGGTGGATCCAAAGCAGGAGGTCAAGCCGTTGCTGGGCCGTCCGACTCTGATGATCTAGAGACTGATTTGGACTCCGAAGTCGATGTCAGTTGTGGCTTTTCAGGCTATCCGTGA
- the LOC103436963 gene encoding uncharacterized protein — MGRKQNDPEATHYFSFVLLLVVLVSCALVYTFVSAVLKPNDASSFSDGSSELESLTLVEKGGGVGVEGESGAGCCRGTENLELWGAAVKWGSEFKFSSSEECCKACKSMCTGTDGPCLCDSWVFCGNKEACGSKFGECWLKKQKDTLAPERQEVGETVMWTSGLIFGKGEGIVGLETEYGTLHIKLFPECAPHSVAYILELLALRHCAGCQFYRAESRGQSWDSDGNHIKNTPFGPPFALVQGTLEAQGGTFKKIPTEVCPTIRKGSVAWIGSGPEFFISLANHEEWKKDYTVFASVLPEDMSIAEKIAQLPTTPEVWNSINVTVLEKPVPLLLRRIKMSHGDLTANMKSN; from the exons ATGGGTCGGAAGCAAAACGACCCAGAAGCCACCCATTACTTCTCTTTCGTCCTCCTCttggtggttttggtttcctgtGCTCTGGTCTACACATTCGTCTCTGCGGTGCTTAAACCCAATGATGCCTCTTCATTCTCGGACGGATCCTCGGAGCTCGAGTCGTTGACGTTGGTTGAGAAGGGCGGCGGCGTTGGGGTGGAGGGGGAGAGTGGCGCCGGGTGTTGCAGAGGGACTGAGAATTTGGAACTGTGGGGGGCTGCTGTGAAGTGGGGTTCTGAGTTTAAGTTCAGTTCTTCTGAGGAATGCTGCAAGGCGTGTAAATCCATGTGTACTGGGACTGATGGGCCTTGCTTGTGTGATTCTTGGGTGTTTTGTGGGAACAAGGAGGCTTGCGGCTCCAAATTTGGTGAG TGCTGGTTGAAGAAACAGAAAGATACATTGGCACCGGAGCGCCAGGAAGTAGGGGAAACAGTTATGTGGACTTCTGGACTCATCTTTGGGAAAGGAGAG ggCATTGTTGGCTTGGAAACAGAATATGGAACTCTTCATATAAAA CTTTTCCCTGAATGTGCCCCTCATTCTGTAGCCTACATTCTTGAGTTGTTGGCATTACGCCATTGTGCAGGCTGCCAGTTTTATCGTGCAGAGAGCCGAGGGCAATCATGGGATTCAGATGGAAACCACATAAAAAAT ACTCCTTTTGGCCCTCCATTTGCACTGGTTCAAGGAACACTAGAAGCTCAAGGAGGCACATTTAAGAAGATTCCGACTGAAGTTTGCCCGACCATTAGAAAGGGTTCTGTAGCATGGATTGGTTCTGGCCCAGAATTTTTTATAAGCCTAGCAAATCACGAAGAGTGGAAAAAAGACTACACTGTCTTTGCTTCTGTTCTTCCAGAAGACATGAGCATCGCCGAGAAAATTGCTCAACTTCCGACCACTCCAGAGGTTTGGAACAGTATCAACGTGACTGTCTTGGAAAAGCCCGTTCCCTTGCTTCTGCGAAGAATCAAGATGAGTCACGGAGATCTCACTGCAAACatgaaatcaaattaa